In Hyperolius riggenbachi isolate aHypRig1 chromosome 10, aHypRig1.pri, whole genome shotgun sequence, a genomic segment contains:
- the LOC137535523 gene encoding zinc finger protein 25-like — protein MEEGQYIEGHQDLYKDAMIESQPPLTSLDVSSNRNPPERRTAPLYSWHCPQEHPTIPHYYQEEDITIVKFDSEEEECLMGDQRSIEDGYMIRTIKVEEETYVRSDQQSMEEGDMMRTSKEEEEETYVRSDQQCMKADYMMRTIKGEEEEMYMRCDQSVEDGDMMRNVKKEETYVRSDQQSTEEGDMMLRIKEEEEEGSYLMHDLLSVEEGEPTDNKYTLRKIRAGRSPGIRNLSETRLSVFPDVTKDGNTRDSPVSPIIPSGSAHLATSGGSHSGIQQKKRFPCPECGKSYSHKCDLARHQRSHSDEMRYSCPECGKRFRQKSYLSSHLRSHTGEKPFPCSECGKCFLQKSYLDRHLRTHSGERPYGCSLCEKSFLRKSHLVKHERTHTGEKPYSCSECGKHFGDKSFLSIHQRSHTGEKPYSCPNCEKCFAHKSALVVHQRSHTGEKLYSCTECGKSFPHKSNLTIHQRSHTGERPYSCPECGKCFSYKSYLTAHQRSHTGVRPYSCAECGKCFSHKSNLTIHQKSHTGQRPYPCPECGKCFAQKFALAVHQRSHTGERPFCCTECGKSFSHRFAFSIHQRGHTGEKPYSCPECGKSFARKFALTVHQRTHAGTEA, from the exons atggaggaagggcagtatatagaaggacaccaggacctctacaaggacgccatgatagagagtcagccgcccctcacatcactgg atgtatccagtaacagaaacccaccagagagacgtACAGCTCCTCTTTATTCCTGGCATTGTCCACAGGAACATCCCACCATCCCCCactattatcag GAAGAAGATATAACTATTGTAAAATTCGACAGTGAAGAGGAGGAATGCTTAATGGGTGATCAGCGGTCCATAGAGGACGGTTACATGATCaggacaattaaagtggaagaagagacgtatgtgaggagtgatcagcagtctatggaggagggtgacatgatgaggacaagtaaagaggaagaagaagagacgtatgtgaggagtgatcagcagtgtatgaAGGCAGattacatgatgaggacaattaaaggagaagaagaagagatgtacaTGAGGTGTGATCAGTCTGTCGAGGATGGTGATATGATGCGGAATGTTAaaaaagaagagacgtatgtgaggagtgatcagcagtccacagaagagggtgacatgatgctgagaattaaagaagaagaggaggagggatcTTATCTGATGCATGATCTGCTGTCTGTGGAAGAGGGAGAACCCACTGACAATAAATACACTCTGAGGAAGATCAGAGCAG ggcggagtcccggcatcaggaacctctcagagactcgtctctctgtatttcCAGACGTTACAAAGGATGGCAACACACGAGATTCTCCTGTCTCTCCAATCATCCCATCAGGATCCGCCCACCTCGCTACCTCCGGGGGGTCACATTCTGGAATACAGCAAAAGAAGAGATTCCCCTGTCCTGAATGTGGAAAAAGCTACAGCCACAAATGTGACCTTGCCAGGCACCAGAGATCTCACTCTGACGAGATGCGCTATTCCTGTCCCGAGTGTGGGAAACGCTTCCGACAAAAGTCCTATCTCTCCTCCCACCTGAGATCCCACACTGGCGAAAAACCGTttccttgttctgagtgtgggaaatgttttctgcAGAAATCATATCTTGACAGACACTTGAGGACCCACTCAGGGGAGAGGCCATATGGGTGTTCCTTGTGCGAGAAGAGCTTCTTACGTAAATCCCACCTAGTGaagcatgagagaactcacactggcgaAAAGCCGTAttcgtgttcagagtgtgggaaacattTTGGAGATAAGTCGTTTCTTTCCATACaccagagatctcacactggggagaagccataTTCCTGTCCTaattgtgagaaatgttttgctcACAAATCTGCTCTTGTCGTGCATCAGAGATCTCACACGGGGGAGAAActgtattcatgtactgagtgtgggaaatcatttCCACACAAATCAAATCTTACTATACATCAGAGGTCACACACCGGGGAGAGGCCATActcatgtcctgagtgtgggaaatgtttttcataCAAATCCTATCTCACTGCACATCAGCGATCTCACACAGGAGTGAGGCCatattcctgtgctgagtgtgggaaatgcttttctCATAAATCCAATCTCACTATACATCAGAAATCTCACACGGGGCAGAGACCGTATCCCTgtcctgagtgtggaaaatgcttTGCACAGAAATTTGCTCTTGCCGTTCATCAGAGATCTCACACAGGGGAGAGGCCATTTtgctgtactgagtgtgggaaaagctttTCACATAGATTTGCTTTTTCTATCCATCAGAGAggtcacactggggagaagccgtATTCCTGccccgagtgtgggaaatcttttgcGCGGAAGTTTGCCCTTACCGTGCATCAGAGAACTCATGCGGGGACAGAGGCCTGA